A window of the Candidatus Cloacimonadota bacterium genome harbors these coding sequences:
- a CDS encoding AAA family ATPase, whose translation MEIQEINKKVMEHTEFLKSIYSEIGKVIVGQEYMIKRLLIGLFADGHILLEGVPGLAKTLAVSTLSQIIDCDFNRLQFTPDLLPADLIGTLIYNQKEGNFTPKKGPIFSNLILADEINRAPSKVQSALLEAMQERQVTIGDTTYKLDEPFLVLATQNPIEQEGTYPLPEAQIDRFMLKIKIDYPSKSEEREIIERMTNRPNLHVNKIISREDVLKTRNLVDEIYVDDKIKEYVLDLIFATREPENYKLEDIKNFIDFGSSPRASIYLIRAAKANALLDQRGYVSPDDIKEIGKDVL comes from the coding sequence ATGGAAATTCAAGAAATTAATAAAAAAGTGATGGAACATACTGAGTTCCTGAAATCTATTTATTCGGAAATAGGCAAGGTTATCGTGGGGCAGGAATATATGATAAAACGCTTGCTGATCGGCTTATTTGCGGATGGTCATATCTTGCTTGAGGGTGTGCCCGGATTAGCAAAAACTTTGGCTGTGAGTACATTGAGTCAAATAATTGACTGCGATTTCAATCGGCTTCAATTTACTCCTGACCTGCTTCCTGCTGATTTGATCGGAACACTTATCTACAATCAGAAGGAAGGAAATTTTACACCGAAAAAGGGTCCAATTTTTTCCAATTTGATCCTTGCCGATGAAATAAATCGTGCTCCCTCCAAAGTTCAAAGTGCTTTGCTCGAAGCTATGCAGGAACGCCAAGTTACTATTGGTGATACAACTTACAAACTGGACGAACCATTTCTGGTTTTGGCTACTCAAAATCCTATTGAACAGGAAGGTACCTATCCTCTGCCCGAAGCACAAATTGACCGATTTATGCTCAAAATCAAAATTGATTATCCTTCCAAATCAGAAGAGCGTGAGATTATCGAAAGAATGACGAACAGACCCAATTTGCACGTTAACAAAATCATCAGTCGTGAAGATGTTCTTAAAACCCGAAACTTGGTTGATGAAATCTATGTGGATGATAAAATTAAAGAATATGTTCTTGATCTTATCTTTGCCACAAGAGAACCGGAAAACTATAAATTGGAAGATATCAAAAATTTCATTGATTTTGGCTCCTCTCCTCGTGCTTCAATTTACCTAATACGAGCAGCAAAAGCAAATGCTTTGTTGGATCAACGC